A stretch of Streptomyces vietnamensis DNA encodes these proteins:
- a CDS encoding precorrin-8X methylmutase produces the protein MSESTRMFDYEKDGTEIYRRSFATIRAEADLAGLPADVAQVAVRMIHACGMTDLVQDIAYSPGVVASARAALQAGAPILCDAQMVASGVTRKRLPADNEVLCALSDPAVPGLAAELGTTRSAAALELWRDRLEGSVVAIGNAPTALFHLLEMVAKGAGKPAAVLGIPVGFIGAAESKDALAENTLGLDYLVVRGRRGGSAMTAAAINALAHEAEIQA, from the coding sequence ATGAGCGAGAGCACCAGGATGTTCGACTACGAGAAGGACGGGACGGAGATCTACCGCCGGTCCTTTGCCACGATCCGCGCCGAGGCGGACCTCGCGGGCCTGCCCGCAGACGTCGCCCAGGTGGCGGTCCGGATGATCCACGCCTGCGGCATGACCGACCTCGTGCAGGACATCGCGTACTCCCCCGGCGTCGTCGCGAGCGCCCGCGCCGCCCTCCAGGCCGGCGCGCCCATCCTCTGCGACGCGCAGATGGTCGCCAGCGGGGTCACCCGCAAGCGGCTGCCCGCCGACAACGAGGTGCTGTGCGCCCTCTCCGACCCGGCCGTCCCGGGCCTGGCCGCCGAGCTCGGCACCACCCGCTCGGCCGCCGCCCTCGAACTGTGGCGGGACCGCCTCGAAGGCTCCGTCGTCGCCATCGGCAACGCGCCGACGGCCCTCTTCCACCTCCTGGAGATGGTCGCGAAGGGCGCGGGGAAGCCCGCCGCCGTCCTCGGCATCCCGGTCGGCTTCATCGGCGCCGCCGAGTCGAAGGACGCGCTGGCCGAGAACACCCTCGGCCTCGACTACCTGGTCGTACGGGGCCGGCGCGGCGGCAGCGCGATGACGGCCGCCGCGATCAACGCCCTCGCCCACGAAGCGGAGATCCAGGCATGA
- a CDS encoding cobalamin biosynthesis protein CobG has product MLAAMPPTPPPTPEPGEARVRDRGDACPGALRLHPADDGRLARLRLPAGRLTASQAETLAAAAETLGDGRISITSRGNAELRGLGDDCGAELAALLSTAGLLPSPTHERVRNIVASPGAGLDGLGYADVQLWARALDTALCAEPRAASLSGRFLFVLDDGRGDVAGLGGDVSLIAGEGGSALLRLGPRVFWVAAADAVRAALAAALAFLDAAEAAGNGAWRPRELPEEHVPDWAGALARAGIAAEPVSLPVPPLPVCPPPAPGVLGDRALHVLAPLGRLTAAQLRALAEGVEELRLTPWRGAVVVGARADRLPALETYGLVTRPELPSVGVSACTGRPGCAKSLADVRTDAGLVRRGGLPVHYSGCERRCGHPHGTWVDVLATGDDTYLVDGVPTPRTALPEAVTTARSLPTHTR; this is encoded by the coding sequence ATGCTCGCCGCCATGCCGCCCACCCCACCCCCGACGCCCGAACCGGGCGAAGCTCGCGTACGGGACCGTGGCGACGCCTGCCCCGGGGCGCTGCGCCTGCACCCCGCCGACGACGGACGCCTGGCCCGACTGCGCCTGCCCGCAGGGCGCCTGACGGCCAGTCAGGCGGAAACGCTCGCGGCCGCCGCCGAGACCCTGGGCGACGGACGGATCAGCATCACCTCGCGCGGCAACGCCGAGCTGCGCGGCCTCGGCGACGACTGCGGGGCCGAGCTCGCCGCGCTCCTCTCCACCGCCGGCCTGCTGCCCTCCCCCACCCACGAGCGCGTCCGCAACATCGTGGCCTCGCCCGGCGCGGGACTCGACGGACTCGGGTACGCGGACGTGCAGTTGTGGGCGCGCGCACTGGACACCGCGCTCTGTGCCGAGCCCCGGGCGGCGTCCCTTTCGGGACGGTTCCTGTTCGTCCTGGACGACGGGCGCGGGGACGTCGCCGGGCTCGGCGGCGATGTGAGCTTGATCGCAGGGGAGGGCGGGTCGGCTCTGCTGCGGCTCGGCCCGCGGGTGTTCTGGGTGGCCGCCGCCGACGCCGTCCGCGCCGCCCTCGCCGCCGCCCTCGCGTTCCTCGACGCCGCCGAGGCCGCCGGGAACGGGGCCTGGCGGCCCCGCGAGCTGCCCGAGGAGCACGTGCCCGACTGGGCCGGGGCCCTCGCGCGGGCCGGGATCGCGGCGGAGCCCGTATCCCTGCCCGTACCGCCGCTTCCCGTGTGCCCGCCGCCCGCGCCCGGGGTGCTCGGCGACCGGGCCCTGCACGTCCTGGCCCCGCTCGGCCGGCTGACGGCCGCCCAGCTGCGGGCCCTGGCCGAGGGGGTCGAGGAGCTCCGGCTCACGCCCTGGCGCGGAGCGGTCGTCGTCGGGGCCCGCGCCGACCGACTGCCCGCCCTGGAGACGTACGGCCTGGTCACCCGCCCCGAGCTGCCCTCGGTCGGGGTCAGCGCCTGCACCGGGCGGCCCGGCTGCGCCAAGTCCCTCGCCGACGTGCGGACGGACGCCGGCCTCGTCCGCCGAGGGGGCCTGCCCGTCCACTACTCCGGGTGCGAGCGCCGCTGCGGCCATCCGCACGGCACCTGGGTCGACGTCCTCGCCACCGGCGACGACACCTACCTGGTGGACGGCGTCCCCACCCCCCGTACCGCCCTGCCCGAAGCAGTGACCACGGCCCGCAGCCTGCCGACCCACACGAGATGA